The sequence CCTGCGCCGCCGGATTGACGATGTCGTTCGATCCGATGACGATCACCACGTCGGTCGAGGGGAAGTCGTCATTGATCTCGTCCATTTCCAGCACGATGTCATACGGCACCTTGGCTTCGGCCAGCAGCACGTTCATATGCCCCGGCAGGCGGCCTGCGACCGGGTGGATGGCGAAACGCACGGTCTTGCCGGCTGCCCGCAGCTTGCGAGTGAGTTCGCTCACGCTCTGCTGCGCCTGCGCCACCGCCATGCCATAGCCCGGCACGATGATGATGCTGTCCGCTTCGTTGAGCGCTGAGGCGACACCGTCGGCATCGATCGCGACCTGCTCGCCCTCGATCTCCGCCGCTGGGCCCGTCGTGCCGCCGAAGCCGCCCAGGATCACCGACACGAAGGAGCGGTTCATCGCCTTGCACATGATATAGCTCAGGATTGCGCCCGACGAGCCGACCAAAGCGCCAGTGACGATGAGCAGGTCGTTGCCCAGGGTGAAGCCGATCGCCGCCGCCGCCCAGCCCGAATAGCTGTTGAGCATCGAGACGACGACGGGCATATCCGCGCCGCCAATCCCCATGACGAGGTGAAAGCCGATGAACAGCGCCAGCGCCGCCATGGCGAGCAGAACCGTCAGTTCGCGGCCTTCCACGCCGATATTGCCGACATACATCACCAGCAGCACGAGCGACGCCAGCAGCGCCGTGGCGTTGAGGACATGGCCGCCGGGTAGCTTCTTCGCCTTGCCGTCCAGCTTGCCCGCAAGCTTGCCGAACGCGACGATCGATCCGGTGAAGGTGACCGCACCGATGAAGATGCCGAGAAACTCCTCGACCTTGAGGATGTTGATTTCCACCGGCGTTTTATGTGCGAGCAGGCCGGCAAAGCCGGTGAGCGCTTCACGCGCGGCCGGATCGAGCGTGTTCACCGTTTCCAGTTCGAAATGTGCGTTGAAGCCGATGAAGACGGCCGCAAGCCCGACGAAGCTGTGCAGCGCCGCGACGAGCTGGGGCATTTCGGTCATCTGGACCCGCATCGCCACGATCCAGCCGATAACGGCTGCGACGGCGAAGGTGCCGGCCACGATCGGCAAATTGGCCGCCCCAGGGCCAAAGAGTGTGGCCAGCACGGCCAAAGCCATGCCGGCAATGCCGTACCATACGGCGCGCTTGGCGCTTTCCTGATTGGAAAGGCCGCCCAGCGACAGAATGAAAAGGACCGCAGCCGAGAGATAGGCTGCGGACACCACACCGGTATCGAACATGAAATCTACCCCCCTTAGGACCGCTGGAACATGGCCAGCATACGGCGCGTGACCAGGAAGCCGCCAACGATGTTGATCGACGCGATCAGGATCGAGATCGTCGCCAGCGCGAGCACCACGTTATTGGATGACCCGACCTGGAGCATGGCCCCCACCACGATGATCCCGGAAATGGCGTTGGTCACCGCCATCAGTGGCGTATGCAGCGCATGGCTGACATTCCAGATCACCTGGAAGCCAACGAAACAGGCCAGCACGAACACCGTGAAATGCGCCATGAAGCTGGCGGGCGCCACGGCGCCGACCGCGATCAACAGGATCGCGGCGACGATCAAAGTCGTGACCTGCGACCGGGTCTGCGCCTTGAACGCGGCGACGTCCTTCGCACGTTTCTGTTCGGGCGTCAGTTCCTCGGCCTTGGGCTTTGGCTTCTGCGCCGCGATCGCCTTGATCTTGGGCGGGGGCGGCGGGAAGCTGACCTCCCCTTCAAAGGCGACGGTTGCCCCCCGGATCACGTCATCCTCCATATTATGGACGATCACGCCATCCTTGCCCGGCGTCAGGTCAAAGAGCATGTGGCGGATATTGCTGGCATAGAGCGAACTGGACTGCGCCGCCATCCGGCTGGGAAAGTCTGTATAGCCGATGATCGTGACGCCGTTCGGGGACATGATCTTCTCATCCGTGACGGTCAGCTCGCAATTGCCGCCGCGTTCCGCCGCCAGATCCACGATGACCGATCCGGGCCGCATGGCTTCGACCATGTCCTTCGTCCACAGGACCGGCGCATCACGACCCGGAATAAGCGCGGTGGAAATGACGATGTCGACGGTCGGCGCCAGTTCACGGAACTTCTTGAGCTGGGCTTCGCGGAATTCGGGGCTGGACGGGGCGGCATAGCCACCGGTCGCCGCGCCGTCCTGCTGTTCCTCCGAAAAGTCGAGATAGACGAACTGCGCGCCCATCGATTCGATCTGTTCGGCGACTTCGGGCCGGACGTCGAAGGCCAGCGTGATCGCGCCGAGCGATGTGGCCGCGCCGATCGCGGCCAGGCCGGCGACGCCGGCGCCGATCACCAGCACCCTGGCCGGCGGCACCTTGCCCGCCGCCGTTACCTGCCCCGTGAAAAAGCGGCCGAAATTGGCGCCAGCCTCGATCACCGCGCGATAGCCGGCGATGTTCGCCATGGATGACAGCGCGTCCATCTTCTGCGCGCGCGAAATGCGCGGCACCATGTCCATCGCAATGACATTGGCGCCAGTCTTGCTGATGGCGGCCAATTCTTCGCTGCGCTGGCCGGGATAGAAGAAGGAGATCAGCGTCTTGCCTGCGGCGAGCCGGGCTGCCTCATCTGCTTCGGGCGGACGTACCTTGACGATGACATCCGACGCGGCCCACAATTCGCCAGCGGTTGGAACCACAGCCACGCCTGCGGCGCGATAATTGTCGTCGTCAAAGCCGGCCGCTTTGCCGGCTCCGCTCTCGACAAAACATTCATGGCCTAGCTTTTGCAGTTGCAGGGCGCTGTCAGGTGTCAGCGCAACACGCGCTTCCCCCTTCGCCACTTCTCTGGGTGCACCTATTCTCACTCTTCCTTCCTCCCCCTTTTTCTCGCGCGGATGCGACCTTGCAGACAGGCTAATGGTCGATCGATCCTCATTGGGCTATACTGAAAGACTTGAGGGCATAGAAGGTGAAGTTTAGTACTTCGATCGCTAAGTCTGCGTCATATCCGGCGGATGGGGCGCGCGACCGGGCGTGGTACGCGCCTGGCAGTTTGTTGGTCAGGTCATGCAAATGCGTAATTGGCGGCTTTTCGGCCTGCTTTTTGAGGCGACGATGATGGGTGCCCGTTGTCGGGCGGATAACGGATTTCTGCGCTCATGCCGTGGATCGGCATTTACATGCCAAATCAGATTGATTGATGGCTCGCGAGCGGGATGATCGAGAATGCGAATGCAGGGGAAAGTCGAGATGCCGACACAATCGTTCGAGGCTTCCGGTCCTCCGGATCGCGCAAGCCTGGATTTCCTATTTCCGCAGGAGTTCGAGACGTCGCTCGATGCTGCCGTCGCGGCGATGGGCGCGCGCTTTGAAGTTCGCCGCTTTTTCTGGCGGGAGCGTAAGGAGATCGCCTTTACGCCGCCGTGCAGCTATTTCGAGGTGACGCGCTTTCCCTCCATGGGCCGTTACCTCGCTTCCGCCGCCGACTTTTGTGCCCAGGGAGAAGTACGCTTCTATCCCTGGGCACGGCCGTTCCAGATGCATTGGGAGGAGCACGAACAGAGATCGCTTTTTTGTCGAATAGATGTTCGCGCGCTTACCGGATTGTCGATGGAACTGTCCGACCGACAACTGCGTGATACCATCGATATGCGCAATCCCCATGTCAGGGCGCTCTTGCTGCGGGCACAACGGGAATTGATGGCGCCGGGATTGTGTTCGCAGCTCGTCCTGGATTCGATCAGCATGGGATTGGCGGCCGAAATCGTGCAGCAATTCGGCCCGGAAACGCGATCGAACTTCTCCAGCGGCCCAGCGTTGGACCAGCGTTATCTGGCCAGACTTGTCGCCTATATCCGAGAACAGCCCGGCAAGGTCGAGATAGCGAAGCTGGCGGCAGAACGAGGGGTCGGTGTCCGGCATTATGAACGCCTGTTCCGCGCCGCGACGGGCGAAAGTCCCGCGGCCTTTTGCCGACGTCATATGCTGGCCCTGGCGAAGGATCTGCTGATGGACCGGTCGCTTCTGGTCAAGGAAATCGCCTATCGCTGCGGCTTCGCCAATACGGCAAGTTTCGGCGTGGCCTTCCGCCAGATGGAAGGCTGTTCGCCGCAGCAGTTCCGTAACCGGTTTCTGACTCACTGAGCCGCAATTTCCGACATCTGTTTTCGATAGGCGACATCGATGCCGCCTGCGCTTTTCAGCGGTGTCCGGACCAGTCATCCTGACCAAAATGGTCGTCAGACCGGCTTGAGAGAGGATGGCAATGACATTTGGATTTCCCGAGGCGGACGCGCTGCTGGCACGATATCCGCTGCCCGATTATCTGCGGGACAATGTGCGGCCCGGACTGGAGCAGCTGCTCGCCTCGATGGCGGAAGACCGGGCGCTCAACGCCAATGGCCATGCGCGGGCGCTGCACATCATCGCCGACGACCTGTCCCGGCTGAAGGCGATCGCCGACGACCGGGCACGCTATCCCGAGATTGCCGACGTCGAAATCCGGCAGCCGCTCTTCATCCTGGGCCTGCCCCGGTGCGGCACCAGTTTCCTGCACGCGCTGATGGAAGGCGACCCGCAGGTCCGTACGCCGCTGATGTGGGAAGTGGCCGAGCCATCGCCCCCGCCCGAAGCCGCAACCGCCGATACCGACCCGCGGATCGCCCGGTTCGACGAACATCTGCGCGCGCAACTGGGCGGTGACGCCGACGAATTGCTGAAGGCTCATCCGCTGGGCGCCAGAATTCCTCAGGAATGCGGGTCGTTCATGACGACCGCCTTTCAGAGCAGCAATCCGTGCATGTTCCAGCATCTCCCGCGCTTCTACGACTGGTTCAAGGGCATCGACGCGACCTTCCGCTACGAAGTCCACAAGATGTGGCTTCAGCATCTGGGCTGGCGCCATCCCGGCCGGCATTGGGTGCTCAAGATCCAGGAGCATATGTACAAGCTCCCGGCGCTGCGCAGGGTCTATCCCGATGCGCTCTTCATCCAGCCGCATCGCGACCCGACCACCGTCATCGCCTCCATTTCCCAACTGATTAGCGTCATCCGCGGGCCGTCCTACGACCAGCTCGACTTGCATGCGCTCGGCGCCGAGTTCCTGCAACTCTGGTGGGACGGGGTGAAATGCTGCATGGATTACCGCAAGGCGCACACGGATCTGCCGATCTACGACATGCGCTACAAGGATCTGGTCGCGGACCCGGTCTCGACCATTCGGGCCGCCTATGACCATTTCGGCTGGGATTTCACGCCGGACTCGGAAGCCGGCATAGTGGGCTGGCTGCGGGAGAATCCGGCGGGCAAGCATGGACCGCGGAGCTATACGCTGGCCGATTATGGCCTGACTGCCGAACAGGTCAGCGACAGGTTCGCCGACTATATCGAGACCTACCATGCCTATCTCTGAACCGTCGCAATGGCGTGCCTGGCTGGACCGGATGGCGGGGGCGGACGGCGTGCTGGACAGGCTGGCCGATTCGGGCGACCCGCAGGCCAGAGCCGAAGCGCATCGGCTGTTGTTCGCCATCCTCGCCACCGGCTATCAGACCGCCTTCGCCGATCCCGATCATCCCGATTTCGTGCCGTCGGTCAGCAACATCCTCAACACGGTCGGAGTCAATCCCGACTTCATCTATGGCGCGGCGCGGATCGACGGCAGCGGCGTCTACAGGCTGTCGGGCACGCGCGGGGACGGGGTGTTCGTGTTCCTCGATCTGGTCGCGGGCGGGCTGGGACCGATGGAGGATCTGGGGCCTTCGGTGGGCATGATCGATCTGGATGCCTGTACATTGGGCCCGGACGGCGCATTCGACATCCTGTTGGGCGGTGAGCGGCCCAAGGATGGTGCGGGCGACTGGTTCCCGCTCGACCCGCGCGCCGTCACCATCGGCCTGCGCCATGCCTATTATGACTGGGGCGCGGGGCGCGATCTGCGCATCGCGATCGAACGGGTCGACCGGCGCGTGGGCGGCGGCCCGATGCCCGCGGCCGAGATCGCCCATCGGCTCGATCGCCTGTCGGCCTTCGTCGAACGCTATGCCGCATTCGCCCTGGGCTATGGTCAGCGGCAGCGGACGCAGGGCTTCGTCAACAGGCTGGAATATGACGACTGGGCCGGTCGTGGCGGCGTTGCCGGGCAGCATTATTATCAGGGCATCTTCCGGCTGGAACCCGGCGAGGCGATGATCATCGACACGGCGGTGCCCGACCCGGTGCGCTACTGGAACGTGCAGCTCAACGATCCGCTTTGGAACACGATCGACTGGATCAACCATCAGAGCAGCCTCAACGCCGCGCAGGCGCGGCTGGACAGGGACGGCCGCTTCCGAGCCGTCATCGCTCTGGACGATCCGGGCGTGCCCAACTGGCTCGATCCGGCCGGCCGCGACGAAGGGTCGCTGATGCTGCGTTGGACCGGGGCGAGTTCCGGGCCTGAGCCGACGCTCAGGATCGTGCCGGCGGCGGAGTTGCGCTCGCATCTTCCAGGCGACACCCCGCTGGTCACGCCGGCGCAGCGCGACGAGACGATCCGTCGTCGCCGGCGTGGTGCGCAATGGCGACGGCGCTGGTGACGGGATCGACCCCATCGGGCGAAAGGATGGCCGTGGGCCGCGCGCTGGTAGGATGACGACAGGGCGTGGCATTCTTCCGGCCCAGTTTTGGGAAGGGGACGCACATGGACTTTGCGGGGAAGGTCGTACTGGTCACTGGCGCCGGATCGGGGCTGGGCCGGGCGGCGAGCCTTGCGTTCGCACGGGAAGGCGCGGCGCTATGCCTGGTCGGGCGCAGGCGGGCCAAGCTGGAAGAGACCGGGCGTCTGATCCGCGAGGCAGGAGGCCGATCTGTCGAACTGGCGTGCGACCTTGGCGAGCCGCGTGGCTGCGTGAAGGTGATCGAAGCGGCGATGACCGCCTTCGGCCGGCTGGATGTGCTGTGCAATATCGCCGCCGATGTCATGTTCCACCGCCTGGTGGACATTCAGGAGGAGGAATGGCACCGGACCATCGCCTCCAACCTGTCCGGGCCCTTCTTCCTCATGCAGGCGGCCATGCCGCACCTTATCGAGAGCAGGGGCAATATCGTCTGCGTCGCCTCGACCGCGGGTTTCATGGGACAGGCCTATCTGGCGCCCTATGCCGCCTCCAAATTCGGACTGGTCGGCCTGACGCTGTCGCTCGCGATGGAGATGATGGACAGTCCCGTGCGGATCAACATCCTCTCGCCCGGCCCGATGCGGACGGAAATGACGCAGGGCATGTCTTTCCCAGACTTCGCCGATCCCCGGTTGCTGGCCCGCTATACGGGCATGCGTCCGCCATGCCCGCCCGAGGAGGTGGCCGAGCCGCTGCTGTTCCTCGCTTCCGATCGCGCGCGCCATGTGCATGGCGCGTGCTGGGCGGTCGATGGCGGCATCACCGCCGGCTAGGCGGCTTCTCTATCGGCCGACCGGGTAGAAGACCGACTTCTGATTTTGATATTCGTGCAGCCAGTCCGGACCATATTCCCGTCCGACGCCGGAGCGCTTGTAGCCCCCGATCGGCGCATAGGTCATGCGCCCGGTGCCGCCGTTGAGCATGACGCTGCCGGCGCGGATCTGCATCGCCATCTCATAGCCTTTGGCGGCGTCGGCGGTTTCGATGCCGCCGTTCAGGCCATAGCGGCTGTCGTTGGCGATGCGGATCGCCTCTTCGTCGGTATCGAAACCGATGACGCAGCCGACCGGGCCGAACACTTCTTCCTGGGCGATCGTCATCTTGTTGTCGACATCGTCGAAGATCGTGATGTCGGTGAAGAAGCCCTTGTCGAGGCCGGCCGGACGTCCGCCGCCATGCGCGATCCGCGCGCCCTCGTCGCGGCCGATGGCGATCAGCCTTTCGACCTTTGCCCGCTGCGATTCGCGGATCAGCGGACCCATCGCCACGGTGGGATCGGCAGGATCGCCGATCCTGAACTGGCTGGCGATGGCACAGGCGGTTTCGACGAAGGCCTTGCGGATGCTGTTATGGACGACGAGGCGCGTCAGCAGGGCGCAGCCCTGGCCCGCATTGACCGAAAGGACCGCGACCGCCATGCCGGCGGCGCGGGCGACGTCGGCGTCATGACGGACGATCAGCGCGGACTTGCCGCCCAGTTCCAGGTGCACGCGCTTCAGCGTGGGGGCGGCCTGCGCCATGATCGCGGCGCCCACGCCTTCGGACCCGGTGAAGGTGACGAGGTCGACGCGCGGATCGCTGGTCAGGGTCGTGCCGACCTCCGGTCCGCCGGTCACGACGTTCAGAACGCCCCTGGGCAGGTCGATCTCCTCGGCGATCTCCCCGAACAGCAGCGCGGAAAAGGGGGTGAAGGGCGACGGCTTCAAGACCATCGTATTGCCGGCGAGCAGCGCGGGCACGATCTTCGCCAGATTGATGAGAAAGGGAAAATTATAGCCGGTGATGGCCGCGACGACGCCCACCGGCTCGCGTACCACGGTCGTCCCGCCGATCTTCTTCGGCCCGGTGGGATTGAAGGGATCGGGGGTGATGTCGACAGGCAGGCGGACGCTGTCGTCGCGTGTCGAATGGTCGAGCGCGGCCAACAGATGATCGAGCGGATTGGCGACCTGCATGCCCTGGGTAATGCCCTGCGAACAGCCGACTTCCGCGACGATCAGCGCCGCGATCTGCTGCCTGCGTGCATCCAGCGCGCCATGCATCCGGCGCAGGTACGTCGCGCGTTCGGACATGGCCATGCGCGGCCAGATGCCCGTGTCGAACGCATCGCGCGCGGCCCCGATCGCTGCCTCCACTGCGGCGGCATTGCCCACCGGCGCGTGGCCGATCACCGCTTCGGTGGCGGGATTGATGATAGCGTCGCGTTCGCTCCCGCCATCGACCCAGGCGCCATCGATATAGAGCTTGTCGAATGCGGTGAAAGGCACGGTCATATCACGGGTTCCTGATGGGGCTGCAGAATCATGTCCGCGGCGTTGAGTGCGATGGCCATGGCCGGCGCATTGGTATTGCCCGACACGATGGTCGGCATGATGGAGGTGTCGACCACGCGCAGACCGGTGACGCCGCGCACGCGAAGCTGGGGATCGACGACGGCGGCGTCATCCGCGCCCATGCGGCACGTCCCGCAAATGTGGAAGGATGTTCCGCCAAGGGCTATGGCGTTGGCCAGAATGTCCTCGTCTGCCTCTATGCCGACGGTCTTGCCCGTTTCCTCGACAATCCAGTCCTTGAGCGCGGGCTGTTGCGCAAGGCGGCGGAGCCAGCGGAAGAGGGCGACGAAATGGCGTCGGTCGGCATCCGTGGCCAGATGATTGGCGTCGATGACCGGCGGGACATCCGGATCGGCCGAGCTTATCCGGACATGGCCCTGGCTGTCCGGCCGCATATAATAGGCGATGACGGTCATGCCGGGATAAGGGTCGAGAGCCACCGCCCCTTTGTCGTCCGTGTGGAAGGAATAGAGGCCCATGCCAACCTGCGCGTCGGGCCGGTCGAGCGTGGCATCGGTCTTGACGAAACCGCCCACTTCATGCGCCGCATGGGTCAGCGGGCCTTTCGATCCGAAGGCATAGCGCAAAGCCGACATGATGAGGCCCAGGCCGGACAGTTTTTGGTTCAGGCTGTTCCCCCGAACCCTGTAGTTGAAGCCCAGATAGCGATGTTCGCGAAGGTTGGCGCCGACGCCGGGCGCATCGACGACGACGGGGATGTCGAGCGATTCGAGCAGGGCGCGGGGACCGATGCCGGACAATTGCAGCAGCTTGGGGCTGTGCACCGCGCCTGCGGACAGGATGATCTCCTGCAGTGCCGCGACCTCATGCACGCCATCCTTGTTGCGCAGCAGGACGCCGCTCGCCCGCTGCCCGTCGAACAGGATGCGCAGGACATCGGTACGCGGCACGACGTCCAGATTCGGCCGCCCTCGCACAGGCTTGAGAAAGGCGCGGGAAGCGGAGAAGCGCTTGCCGCGATAGGTGGATGTCGGCTGATAGCCCATGCCGCCCTCGGTCACGGCCGGCATGTCGTTCATGTCGTCCACCCGTTGCGTCCCGGCCTGTCCGGCGGCGGCCAGGAAGGCTTCGCAAAGCGGGTCGCCGGAAGGGTGGACGCTGATCTTGAGCGGGCCGCCGGCGCCGCGCCATGCCTTGGCGCCCAGCGCATGGTCCTCCAGCGCGACGAAATGCCGGCCCATGGTCTGCCAGCCCCAGCCCGTGCAGCCTGCCGCTTCCCAGCTATCGTAATCGGCCGGAGTCCCCCGCACATAGACCATGCCGTTGACCGAACTGGACCCGCCGACCGCGCGGCCCTTCAGCCATATTTCCTGGGGTGCGTTGCCGCCGGGCGATACGGCGTAATCCCACACATGAGGATTGCCCGGTGCCAGCAGCTTGCCGATACCGCGCGGCATGGCGATCAACGGGCTGCTGTCGTCCGGCCCCGCCTCCACCAGCAGAACCTTGACGGTCGGGTCTGTCGACAATCGATTGGCCAGCACGCAGCCGGACGACCCCGCGCCCACGATGATATAGTCATAACAATCAGCCGGCATGTTCGCTCTTTTCTCGGGCATGGCGCGATGGAACAGCAATGCTTGTCCTAGTTGACCTGTCGGCGGGCAGGGTGGCGTGTTCGGAGGTGAGAGTCAGCCGAATGCCAAAGGCAGGCCGGGGACATCCCAGTCGATGCATATGACCTTGCCGGAACTCCCCAGCGTGATGAAGGCCTTCCGCCTGTCCGTACCGCCAAAGCAGATATTGGTCGTGAGGAAATCGCCTGTTTCGATCT is a genomic window of Sphingomonas bisphenolicum containing:
- a CDS encoding NAD(P)(+) transhydrogenase (Re/Si-specific) subunit beta, producing MFDTGVVSAAYLSAAVLFILSLGGLSNQESAKRAVWYGIAGMALAVLATLFGPGAANLPIVAGTFAVAAVIGWIVAMRVQMTEMPQLVAALHSFVGLAAVFIGFNAHFELETVNTLDPAAREALTGFAGLLAHKTPVEINILKVEEFLGIFIGAVTFTGSIVAFGKLAGKLDGKAKKLPGGHVLNATALLASLVLLVMYVGNIGVEGRELTVLLAMAALALFIGFHLVMGIGGADMPVVVSMLNSYSGWAAAAIGFTLGNDLLIVTGALVGSSGAILSYIMCKAMNRSFVSVILGGFGGTTGPAAEIEGEQVAIDADGVASALNEADSIIIVPGYGMAVAQAQQSVSELTRKLRAAGKTVRFAIHPVAGRLPGHMNVLLAEAKVPYDIVLEMDEINDDFPSTDVVIVIGSNDIVNPAAQDDPNSPIAGMPVLEVWKAKQVFVSKRGQGTGYSGIENPLFYKDNTRMFYGDAKVAVDSLLGKLS
- a CDS encoding Re/Si-specific NAD(P)(+) transhydrogenase subunit alpha, which produces MAKGEARVALTPDSALQLQKLGHECFVESGAGKAAGFDDDNYRAAGVAVVPTAGELWAASDVIVKVRPPEADEAARLAAGKTLISFFYPGQRSEELAAISKTGANVIAMDMVPRISRAQKMDALSSMANIAGYRAVIEAGANFGRFFTGQVTAAGKVPPARVLVIGAGVAGLAAIGAATSLGAITLAFDVRPEVAEQIESMGAQFVYLDFSEEQQDGAATGGYAAPSSPEFREAQLKKFRELAPTVDIVISTALIPGRDAPVLWTKDMVEAMRPGSVIVDLAAERGGNCELTVTDEKIMSPNGVTIIGYTDFPSRMAAQSSSLYASNIRHMLFDLTPGKDGVIVHNMEDDVIRGATVAFEGEVSFPPPPPKIKAIAAQKPKPKAEELTPEQKRAKDVAAFKAQTRSQVTTLIVAAILLIAVGAVAPASFMAHFTVFVLACFVGFQVIWNVSHALHTPLMAVTNAISGIIVVGAMLQVGSSNNVVLALATISILIASINIVGGFLVTRRMLAMFQRS
- a CDS encoding AraC family transcriptional regulator: MPTQSFEASGPPDRASLDFLFPQEFETSLDAAVAAMGARFEVRRFFWRERKEIAFTPPCSYFEVTRFPSMGRYLASAADFCAQGEVRFYPWARPFQMHWEEHEQRSLFCRIDVRALTGLSMELSDRQLRDTIDMRNPHVRALLLRAQRELMAPGLCSQLVLDSISMGLAAEIVQQFGPETRSNFSSGPALDQRYLARLVAYIREQPGKVEIAKLAAERGVGVRHYERLFRAATGESPAAFCRRHMLALAKDLLMDRSLLVKEIAYRCGFANTASFGVAFRQMEGCSPQQFRNRFLTH
- a CDS encoding sulfotransferase family protein, whose product is MTFGFPEADALLARYPLPDYLRDNVRPGLEQLLASMAEDRALNANGHARALHIIADDLSRLKAIADDRARYPEIADVEIRQPLFILGLPRCGTSFLHALMEGDPQVRTPLMWEVAEPSPPPEAATADTDPRIARFDEHLRAQLGGDADELLKAHPLGARIPQECGSFMTTAFQSSNPCMFQHLPRFYDWFKGIDATFRYEVHKMWLQHLGWRHPGRHWVLKIQEHMYKLPALRRVYPDALFIQPHRDPTTVIASISQLISVIRGPSYDQLDLHALGAEFLQLWWDGVKCCMDYRKAHTDLPIYDMRYKDLVADPVSTIRAAYDHFGWDFTPDSEAGIVGWLRENPAGKHGPRSYTLADYGLTAEQVSDRFADYIETYHAYL
- a CDS encoding SDR family NAD(P)-dependent oxidoreductase; this encodes MDFAGKVVLVTGAGSGLGRAASLAFAREGAALCLVGRRRAKLEETGRLIREAGGRSVELACDLGEPRGCVKVIEAAMTAFGRLDVLCNIAADVMFHRLVDIQEEEWHRTIASNLSGPFFLMQAAMPHLIESRGNIVCVASTAGFMGQAYLAPYAASKFGLVGLTLSLAMEMMDSPVRINILSPGPMRTEMTQGMSFPDFADPRLLARYTGMRPPCPPEEVAEPLLFLASDRARHVHGACWAVDGGITAG
- a CDS encoding aldehyde dehydrogenase family protein, which translates into the protein MTVPFTAFDKLYIDGAWVDGGSERDAIINPATEAVIGHAPVGNAAAVEAAIGAARDAFDTGIWPRMAMSERATYLRRMHGALDARRQQIAALIVAEVGCSQGITQGMQVANPLDHLLAALDHSTRDDSVRLPVDITPDPFNPTGPKKIGGTTVVREPVGVVAAITGYNFPFLINLAKIVPALLAGNTMVLKPSPFTPFSALLFGEIAEEIDLPRGVLNVVTGGPEVGTTLTSDPRVDLVTFTGSEGVGAAIMAQAAPTLKRVHLELGGKSALIVRHDADVARAAGMAVAVLSVNAGQGCALLTRLVVHNSIRKAFVETACAIASQFRIGDPADPTVAMGPLIRESQRAKVERLIAIGRDEGARIAHGGGRPAGLDKGFFTDITIFDDVDNKMTIAQEEVFGPVGCVIGFDTDEEAIRIANDSRYGLNGGIETADAAKGYEMAMQIRAGSVMLNGGTGRMTYAPIGGYKRSGVGREYGPDWLHEYQNQKSVFYPVGR
- a CDS encoding GMC family oxidoreductase, with amino-acid sequence MPADCYDYIIVGAGSSGCVLANRLSTDPTVKVLLVEAGPDDSSPLIAMPRGIGKLLAPGNPHVWDYAVSPGGNAPQEIWLKGRAVGGSSSVNGMVYVRGTPADYDSWEAAGCTGWGWQTMGRHFVALEDHALGAKAWRGAGGPLKISVHPSGDPLCEAFLAAAGQAGTQRVDDMNDMPAVTEGGMGYQPTSTYRGKRFSASRAFLKPVRGRPNLDVVPRTDVLRILFDGQRASGVLLRNKDGVHEVAALQEIILSAGAVHSPKLLQLSGIGPRALLESLDIPVVVDAPGVGANLREHRYLGFNYRVRGNSLNQKLSGLGLIMSALRYAFGSKGPLTHAAHEVGGFVKTDATLDRPDAQVGMGLYSFHTDDKGAVALDPYPGMTVIAYYMRPDSQGHVRISSADPDVPPVIDANHLATDADRRHFVALFRWLRRLAQQPALKDWIVEETGKTVGIEADEDILANAIALGGTSFHICGTCRMGADDAAVVDPQLRVRGVTGLRVVDTSIMPTIVSGNTNAPAMAIALNAADMILQPHQEPVI